The Methanobrevibacter sp. genome includes a region encoding these proteins:
- a CDS encoding biotin transporter BioY — translation MDIDNYYSTRKNVFERIQDASTATKVLMSLLMACFTGIMAQIIIPLPWTPVPITAQTFAVLCSGLILGKKYGCLSQILYVVLGIAFIPWFGGMTGGLETFLGSTCGFFIGFIIAAYFVGFITERYTKARNFTRMAIVIGIANFVLIYIPGLAGLALFLSTQGMTFGIVDLLMMGLVPFIAGDIVKILGAASVSKVFLPKD, via the coding sequence ATTGATATAGATAATTATTACAGTACTAGAAAAAATGTTTTTGAAAGAATACAAGATGCTAGTACTGCTACTAAAGTACTCATGTCCTTATTAATGGCATGTTTTACAGGTATAATGGCCCAAATCATTATTCCACTCCCATGGACTCCAGTTCCAATTACTGCACAAACTTTTGCAGTTTTATGTTCTGGTTTAATTTTAGGAAAAAAATACGGCTGTTTAAGTCAAATATTATATGTTGTTTTAGGTATCGCATTCATTCCATGGTTTGGTGGAATGACAGGTGGACTTGAAACCTTCTTAGGTTCCACATGCGGATTCTTTATCGGATTCATTATTGCTGCATACTTTGTAGGATTTATTACCGAAAGATATACCAAAGCACGTAATTTCACAAGAATGGCAATTGTAATTGGAATTGCAAATTTTGTATTGATTTATATTCCTGGATTAGCAGGTCTTGCTTTATTCCTTTCCACACAAGGAATGACTTTTGGAATTGTTGATCTTTTAATGATGGGACTCGTTCCATTTATTGCAGGAGATATCGTAAAAATATTAGGTGCAGCTTCAGTATCCAAAGTATTTTTACCTAAAGACTAA
- a CDS encoding DUF1284 domain-containing protein, whose protein sequence is MNLKLRGHHLLCLKGFQGYGYDENFVRNMKYINSKRKDNSTTITLLDCPDDICASCPNLKNNVCEDETQNERIIAMDREVLKKFDVKKEHNSIELFKKVDEIFNTTESVSKICYECMWHEKCLFYQKLLNNR, encoded by the coding sequence ATGAATTTAAAGTTGAGAGGACATCATTTGTTATGTCTTAAAGGTTTTCAGGGCTACGGCTATGATGAAAACTTTGTCCGGAATATGAAATATATTAATTCTAAACGAAAAGACAACTCAACAACTATTACACTTCTAGATTGCCCTGATGACATCTGCGCTTCTTGTCCTAATTTAAAGAACAACGTTTGTGAAGATGAAACTCAAAATGAAAGAATCATCGCAATGGACAGAGAAGTTTTAAAAAAATTTGATGTCAAAAAAGAACATAATTCTATAGAGTTATTTAAAAAAGTTGATGAAATATTCAATACAACCGAAAGTGTTTCTAAAATCTGTTATGAATGCATGTGGCATGAAAAATGCTTATTTTATCAAAAATTATTGAATAACCGATAG